The segment CGGCCCCGAGTCGGCCACTTCGATACGGCACTTCTCGCCGTCCAGATACGCGGTGACGCGATAGGCGCCGGCGGGACCCCCGGGGCCCGCGCCACCGCCGTGCTCCACGGCGTTCGCACAGGCCTCGCTCAGCGCGACCGAGAGGTCGAAGGAGATGTCGGGATCGACACCCGCGGTCTCCATCGTGCCGATGAGGAGCCGCCGGGCGAGCGGAATGCTCGCAGCTTCGCGCCGCAAGTGCAGAGACCACCAGATGCTCATGCTCCAGCCTCCTGGCTGCGGCTCGACATACCGATACGTATTGCCCCAAGACACGGTCCGTAAGCACAGAGTTGGTGTGATTGCGCTCATTCGGCGGAAGCGCGCCCATGGCGCAAAGGTGTATGCCGGACGGGTGAAGCTGTGACAAGGGTGGTCGGGAGTGTCGAACGGCTTGTACGGGGCGGGCGCGGCACGGGCGGTACATGTGACGGCAGCACCCACCCCGGCGCCCACCCGGCCCGGCGATTCCCTGCTTCTCGCCCGGTTTCTCGCCCGGTCCTCCGCGCCGGCGGCCGACGTCCGGAGTTCGCCACCGGCTCGGCCCGTCTTGATCGGTCTTGATCCGTATTGACCCCCTACGGGTCGCGGCGGCCCTGCCGTACGGCGGCGGGAACCGCAGTGGGATGATGACTCGGCCATGTCCTCCCTGTCGCCCCGGTCCGGTGCACCCACCGGAGCCGGTCTCCGGCTGCTGCGGGCCGCGGTGTTCACCGCGGTCTGTGTCGTGCTGTCCGCGACGGGGCATGCGCTCGCCGCCTGCGCCGGTGTCCCCTGGTGGACGCTGGCGGCGGGCTTCGCGGGGACATTCGCCCTGGTCCTCCCCTTCACGGGCCGGGTGCGCTCGCTGCCTTCCGTCGTCGTCGCGCTCGGCGCGGGACAGCTCGCGCTCCACGCCCTCTTCGGGCTGGGCCAGCGGCATCCCGACCGGCTCGGGCCGACCGCCGACGACGCGCTGATCCGGATGGCCGCGAACCTGCTCTGCGGTCCGGACTCGGCGACGCTGAGCCCGGACGACGCACGCCGGGTCGTGACCCTGGCCGGGCTCACCCCGCCGGACCAGGACGGCCACCCCGGCCACGAGGCCGCCCGGCAGACGCTCGGCAGCGCCGATCTGCTGCCCTCCCTTCCCATGCTGCTCGCCCATCTGCTGGTCGCCGTGGTGACCGGTTGGCTGCTGCGGCGCGGGGACCTGGCGCTGCTGCGGCTCACCCGGCTCTCCACGGATTCCGCGTACGAGGCCCGCGAGCTGATGACGGAAGCCGCCCGGCTGCGGTCGCTCCGCGCCGCCCTCGTGCTCGTACGCACGCTCCGCGCCGGTCTCGTATGCCTTCCGGACCCCGGGGTGCGTCCCGTGCGGCCCGGGGACGATCCGGCGCCGCCCGCGGCCGAAGAGGCGCTCCAGCACACGGTGATCAGGCGCGGGCCGCCCGCCCGCCTGGCCCTCGCCGCCTGACACGGCCGACTCGACGGGAGTGCGGCCGTGGTGTCCGTGCGTTCCGCGCACCGGCACGATCACCGTTCCTCCCTTCTTCGTGGAGTGTCCTCAACATGAGCGTTTTCTCCGGTTCATCCGCATCCGCACCCTCTGTTGCCGGCTCGGTCGCCGAACCCGCCGCCCGCCCGGCCGACGGCCCGGCCGCCGGCTCGCGGAAGCGCCGCAGGACCGCCCGGACGGTCGCACTGCTGACGGCGTCCGGAGCCGCTTCGCTGCTGCTCGCGGGCCCCGCCTTCGCCCATATCAGCGTGCAGCCGCAGGGCGAGGCCGCCCGGGGCGGCTATGCCACCGTCGGCGTCAAGGTCCCGAACGAGCGGGACAACGCCTCCACCGTGAAGCTGGAGCTCACCCTCCCCACCGAACACCCGCTGGCGTCCGTCCTTCCCCAGCCCGTGCCCGGCTGGAACATCGAGGTCACCAAGGCGAAGCTCGCCAAGCCGCTGAGCGTGCACGGCAAGCAGATCACCGAGGCGGTCTCCAAGGTCACCTGGACCGCAGCCGGGTCGAAGATCGGTCCAGGCCAGTTCCAGCAGTTC is part of the Streptomyces qinzhouensis genome and harbors:
- a CDS encoding YcnI family protein — encoded protein: MSVFSGSSASAPSVAGSVAEPAARPADGPAAGSRKRRRTARTVALLTASGAASLLLAGPAFAHISVQPQGEAARGGYATVGVKVPNERDNASTVKLELTLPTEHPLASVLPQPVPGWNIEVTKAKLAKPLSVHGKQITEAVSKVTWTAAGSKIGPGQFQQFPLSIGQLPENADRLVFKALQTYDNKEVVRWIETPEKGKPEPESPAPVLTLSAGTDGHGAPAANDAKGHHGGTGDTPASGSPDTDSSDTFARTLGVIGILVGAAGIAFGVFAGRRHGGGRTDSGISS